A region of the Arenibacter antarcticus genome:
GTTACTCTTCAATGAAGAAAGCAGAATTAATTGCCGCTTTAAGTTAATAACTAGAATTAAAACAAAATATCATGGCACACAAAAAAGGTGTTGGTAGTTCCAAAAACGGTAGGGAATCAGAATCGAAACGTTTAGGCGTGAAGATATTTGGTGGTCAGCCTGCCATTGCGGGAAATATCATCGTAAGACAACGTGGTACAAGACATAATCCTGGACAAAATGTATATGCAGGAAAAGATCATACCTTGCATGCAAGAGTAGACGGTCTTGTTAAGTTCCAAAAGAAAGCAGGCGGAAAATCTTATGTTTCCATAGAGCCTTTTGAGGCCTAATTGCTTTTTCTTTAAAATTTCAAAAAACCCTTTCCATCTTTTGGAAGGGGTTTTTTTATGGTTTTTATTTTAGAATTAACATAAGGTGTGCCGTTTTCATGGATCATGACTAATTGTTGTGTTTATGTAAAAAAAAATGCAAGTTATGTGTAAATACAAATTTTA
Encoded here:
- the rpmA gene encoding 50S ribosomal protein L27 is translated as MAHKKGVGSSKNGRESESKRLGVKIFGGQPAIAGNIIVRQRGTRHNPGQNVYAGKDHTLHARVDGLVKFQKKAGGKSYVSIEPFEA